The genomic segment ATACGATCAAGCACGTGAACTTTTCTTGGAGTATGTAGAGTCATTAGGAGTTGATTTGAGCTTTCAAAACATTGCAACCGAATTGCAAAATATACCGGGCGAATACGCACCCCCTGACGGCTGTATTTTGCTGGCGTTAGAAAACGAGCAGCCAGCAGGATGTGTTGCCTTACGAAAAATAGATGAACAAGTTTGCGAAATGAAGAGATTGTACGTGAAGCCTCAATGGAAGGGAAGAGGAGTAGGGAAAAAATTAGCCTTGGCGATCTTGGACGAAGCGAAAATTCGAGGCTATTCATTCATCCGATTAGATACGCTTCCTACGATGCAACAAGCGATTCAGCTTTACCGCTCGTTGGAATTCTATCCAATTGAGCCCTATCGTTTCAATCCGATTGAAGGCACGTTGTATATGGAAAAGCAGCTCAAATAATACATTTTCAAAGGGCCTCCCAACAATACAAACCTAGAATCTTTAGGTCGAGGGGAGGCTTTTTTCTGTTCTTTACACTCACCTTTATGTAAGTAACTGAACAAAATGTGCATACTTACAAATTTGCAGCAAGCATTTT from the Brevibacillus brevis genome contains:
- a CDS encoding GNAT family N-acetyltransferase is translated as MSGLLRLIHATEEFEYDQARELFLEYVESLGVDLSFQNIATELQNIPGEYAPPDGCILLALENEQPAGCVALRKIDEQVCEMKRLYVKPQWKGRGVGKKLALAILDEAKIRGYSFIRLDTLPTMQQAIQLYRSLEFYPIEPYRFNPIEGTLYMEKQLK